From the Excalfactoria chinensis isolate bCotChi1 chromosome 1, bCotChi1.hap2, whole genome shotgun sequence genome, one window contains:
- the COPG2 gene encoding coatomer subunit gamma-2: MIKKFDKKDEESGSGSNPFQNLEKSAVLQEARIFNETPINPRRCLHILTKILYLLNQGEHFGTTEATEAFFAMTRLFQSNDQTLRRMCYLTIKEMANISEDVIIVTSSLTKDMTGKEDVYRGPAIRALCRITDGTMLQAIERYMKQAIVDKVPSVSSSALVSSLHMMKISYDVVKRWINEAQEAASSDNIMVQYHALGLLYHLRKNDRLAVSKMLNKFTKSGLKSQFAYCMLIRIASKLLKESEEGHESPLFDFIESCLRNKHEMVIYEAASAIIHLPNCTARELAPAVSVLQLFCSSPKPVLRYAAVRTLNKVAMKHPSAVTACNLDLENLITDSNRSIATLAITTLLKTGSESSVDRLMKQISSFVSEISDEFKVVVVQAISALCQKYPRKHSVMMTFLSNMLRDDGGFEYKRAIVDCIISIIEENPESKESGLAHLCEFIEDCEHTVLATKILHLLGKEGPRTPSPSKYIRFIFNRVVLENEAVRAAAVSALAKFGAQNENLLPSILVLLQRCMMDSDDEVRDRATFYLNVLQQRQIALNAAYIFNGLTVSVPGMEKALHQYTLEPSDKPFDMKTVPLATAPIFEQKAEISVVTSKPEKVAPSRQDIFQEQLAAIPEFKSLGPLFKSSEPVQLTEAETEYFVRCIKHVFTNHIVFQFDCTNTLNDQLLERVTVQMEPSDAYDVICCIPAPSLAYNQSGMCYTLVQMPQDDPTAVACTFSCTMKFTVRDCDPNTGVPDEDGYDDEYVLEDLEVTVSDHIQKVLKPNFAAAWEEVGNDFEKEETFALGSIKTLDEAVNNIIKFLGMQPCERSDKVPENKNSHTLYLAGVYRGGCDVLVRSRLALGDGVTMQVTVRSKEEMPVDVILASVG; encoded by the exons ATGATCAAGAAGTTTGACAAAAAAGATGAGGAATCCG GTAGCGGCTCCAATCCTTTCCAGAATTTGGAGAAGAGCGCTGTGCTTCAGGAG GCTCGTATCTTTAATGAGACTCCTATAAATCCACGAAGATGCCTTCACATACTTACCAAGATCCTTTACTTGCTGAACCAG GGTGAACATTTTGGAACCACTGAAGCTACGGAAGCCTTTTTCGCAATGACCAGATTGTTTCAGTCTAATGAT CAAACCCTTAGAAGAATGTGCTACCTTACTATCAAAGAGATGGCCAATATTTCTGAGGATGTCATCATTGTCACAAGCAG CTTGACCAAAGACATGACAGGGAAGGAAGATGTATATCGAGGCCCAGCCATCAGAGCACTCTGCAGGATCACAGAT GGTACAATGTTACAAGCCATTGAGAGATACATGAAGCAAGCCATTGTGGACAAAGTCCCCAGCGTGTCTAGTTCTGCACTAGTGTCTTCCTTA CATATGATGAAGATCAGTTATGATGTAGTCAAACGATGGATCAATGAAGCTCAGGAAGCAGCTTCTAGTGACAACATCATGGTACAG TACCATGCCTTGGGGCTGCTCTACCACCTTAGGAAAAACGACCGTCTCGCAGTTTCCAAGATGCTGAATAAGTTCACAAAGTCTGGCCTGAAATCTCAGTTTGCATACTGCATGCTGATCCGAATTGCAAGCAAACTCTTGAAGGAATCTGAAGAGgg GCATGAAAGTCCACTGTTTGACTTCATTGAGAGCTGTCTGCGGAATAAGCACGAAATGGTTATTTATGAAGCTGCTTCTGCAATCATCCATTTGCCAAACTGCACAGCAAGGGAGCTGGCACCTGCTGTTTCAG tgcttcagcttttctgtagttCTCCTAAACCTGTCTTGAGATATGCAGCTGTACGGACCCTTAATAAA GTGGCCATGAAACATCCATCCGCAGTCACTGCCTGCAACCTGGACCTGGAAAACCTCATCACCGACTCCAACCGCAGCATCGCCACCCTCGCCATCACCACCCTGCTGAAGACAGGGAGCGAAAGCAGCGTGGACAGGCTCATGAAACAGATCTCTTCCTTCGTGTCAGAAATATCAGATGAGTTTAAG GTAGTGGTAGTGCAGGCTATCAGTGCTTTGTGCCAGAAATACCCTCGGAAACACAGCGTCATGATGACTTTCCTCTCCAACATGCTCAGGGACGAT gGAGGTTTTGAGTACAAGCGAGCCATTGTGGACTGTATAATCAGCATCATTGAGGAGAATCCTGAGAGTAAGGAATCTGGCTTGGCTCACCTCTGTGAGTTCATTGAAGACTGTGAGCACACTGTCCTCGCCACAAAGATCCTACACCTGCTGGGAAAAGAGGGGCCCAGGACTCCATCCCCATCCAAATACATCCGTTTCATATTCAACAGGGTGGTGCTGGAGAATGAGGCTGTGAGAGCTG ctgctgtaaGTGCATTAGCAAAGTTTGGTGCCCAGAATGAGAATCTTCTCCCAAGCATCTTGGTGCTTTTGCAGAG GTGTATGATGGACAGTGATGATGAAGTTCGGGACAGAGCGACGTTCTACTTGAATGTTCTTCAGCAAAGGCAGATAGCCCTGAATGCTGCTTATATTTTTAATG ggcTGACTGTCTCTGTTCCTGGAATGGAGAAAGCCCTGCACCAATATACACTGGAGCCTTCTGACAAACCTTTTGATATGAAAACAGTTCCGCTGGCCACTGCACCCATCTTTGAACAGAAAGCAG AGATTTCCGTAGTGACCAGCAAACCTGAAAAAGTTGCTCCTTCACGTCAGGATATATTTCAAG AGCAACTGGCAGCCATTCCAGAGTTCAAGAGCTTGGGGCCATTATTCAAGTCTTCAGAACcagtgcagctcacagaagcagaaacagagTACTTTGTTCGTTGTATCAAACACGTGTTCACCAATCACATTGTTTTCCAG TTTGATTGCACAAACACGTTAAATGATCAACTGTTAGAGAGAGTCACTGTGCAGATGGAGCCATCAGATGCTTATGATGTGATctgctgcatcccagcacccagcctgGCTTACAACCAGTCAGGCATGTGTTATACCCTCGTCCAGATGCCCCAGGATGACCCCACTGCAG tTGCTTGTACTTTCAGTTGCACAATGAAGTTCACTGTCCGAGACTGTGACCCAAACACAGGAGTCCCAGATGAAGATGGCTATGATGATGAGTACGTG TTGGAAGATTTGGAGGTGACGGTGTCTGACCATATCCAGAAGGTTTTGAAACCCAACTTCGCAGCTGCATGGGAAGAAGTGGGAAATGActttgagaaagaagaaaccttTGCACTGGGTTCAATTAAAACCCTCGACG AAGCTGTCAATAACATCATCAAGTTCTTGGGCATGCAGCCCTGCGAGCGATCAGATAAAGTGCCAGAGAACAAAAATTCTCACACGCTCTACTTAGCCG GTGTGTACAGAGGTGGTTGTGATGTGCTGGTAAGGTCCAGGCTTGCGCTGGGAGATGGTGTGACCATGCAGGTGACAGTcagaagcaaggaagaaatGCCTGTAGATGTCATCCTGGCTTCTGTAGGCTGA